In Coffea arabica cultivar ET-39 chromosome 9e, Coffea Arabica ET-39 HiFi, whole genome shotgun sequence, the genomic window TTATGCCCCTTACAAATTCAAGTTAATAAAATTTAGTTCCAacataaattttcaactatttttTAGCTTGAAATCATCAATCGATCCCCATGCaatcattttttatatacaaaaaaGGTTAGATCTCACTTTTTTAATTACAAAAATGAATATAGATTGGGTTAGTTTTCacttttttaggaaaaaaattaatatagctCGGATCAGATCCTACTATTCTAAGAGCAAAAATGAATGTAGATCGAATCATTTGTTTATTTATAAATGAAATCTAACCTTTTTGGCCCCAGAAAAATGATCATGTGTGGATTACTTGATGAATCAaggtaaaaagtgataaaaaaaaacatgagtTGGGATCAAATTTTGTTGATTTGATTTTGTAAAGAATGTAAAGTTATCATTCTTAaagtgaaggatgaaaaaatttatttgacaaaatatGATGAGAtgttttgaactattttttctatttattacTTCCTCTACGGTTGTGTAAATAGCATGagttttttctataaaaaaaagtgTTCTGTTAAATTCTATAAAATCAGAATAAGTCGGACTCCTCTAAGTACCCCACTGGCCACTGCCCAGCACCAACTAAGACAAATCTCACTGTTCCACAATCATTTTCAAACTGTAATCCagatattttctttctttcctccacAGACATGTTAGCAACCCCTCAAGAAACTCAACTACCTCCTGTTTCCTTCAGTCCTTTCCTCTTCCATTACTCCTAACggttacttttcttgctttcaatGCCCATTAACCTCCTCTAGACTCCCCACTCTACGACCCCAAAACGGCAAGAAACCAAACCTCCCTCCAAAACATCAACAGAACAAGAACAGAGTCTCTGGTAACTGAAACAGGGGTGAAAACAGACTAAAATTTCTGAGGAGGCCGGATGGAGTTTAGGGCCTTTCTGACGTCCTTAGGGACTTCTTTCGTGATATTTGTGGTGCTCATGTTCTTGTTCACCTGGCTCTCAAGAAAGCCTGCAAATTATGTGGTCTATTATCCCAACAGGATCCTCAAAGGTTTGGATCCGTTTGAGGGTAGCAAGAGGACCCGTAACCCGTTTACATGGATCCGGGAGGCCTTGTCTTCAACTGAAGCTGATGTGATTAGAATGTCTGGTGTTGATTCTGCTGTCTACTTTGTTTTCATGAGTACTGGTATGGAATAAtacttctctctcttttttttttgtttatttccaatttttctcTTGTGATATTGTCATATTTATGCAGCATATTGCTCAACTTTTGTGTTGGTATTACTACTTGTTTAATAATTTAATTCTCACATggctatcatttttttttttctaaaaaaagttTGTATTTTTGGTGGATTTGGTGCAAATAGTGTGGGGAAATGATTAATGGATCAGCTTTTGACTGAAGCCAACTTAACCACCTTTTTAGGATCTGTGACTTTGTTAGTGGAGTCCATAATCTGAAATTATGTATAATAAGAATTTGCTAGTGATTTCATCATTTTATTCAGTAAAGTTGCGGCATTTTCAGTTTAATTTATTAGATTCAAGTTTTGGTAAGACACTGGCTTTGTTTTTTATCCGATAATTTTAGCCACTCTCACAGTACTTTAAGTTTTAATTACAGTAGTTATAAACTGttttgaaaactaaaataattcTTTCCACccacaaaaaggaaagaagattAAGATAATTCTTGCTTGATATATCACCTGATTTTTGTACTCGTTATGCTTGCAATTCATCTCTCTATTTTTTTGAACTGTAAAACCAAAGATTTATTGTGTTTTTATCCATCTTTCTTTCTGTTAGCAAATATCAAGTTCCATACAGGCCTTAAGTGATTTGAAATTTCTTAGTGTAAGCTTTAAGACAATGCTATTTCTTGATATCTTACATATAAGTACTAATAAGATGCCTCAAGTTGAGTTGACCTTCTCTTTTAAACAAAAACATCCGTtgtttgcttttattttttttgttatgtaaTGCCAGTCCCAATCATCTATTGGTAACTGAAGAAAAATGATTGTACATTAGGATGCTGAATTTTAAAATGGATGTGATCTCCCACAATATATCTGCAGTAAATTGTGTTGAATGGTTGTACAACCTAAGGTTTGCTTTGGTCAAAAATTTTGCTTTCAGTTTTCAAATTGGTTTAGCTTTATGAGTGAAACAAGTCAAATTTCCTAGAAAATCAGAATATATATACTTTCAAAGATCAATGATTACTTGAAAGAACGTAGATTTATGGGGGACAAAAGATGATTAGTTCAATGGAAAGTGGAATTTCACTCCTCTGTTTTTGaataaaaggggaaagaaaaggGGATTATACTTCGAGCATATCAATCATGAAGAACAAATGATGAGAAGTCTTGACAGATTAGAAGTTCCTCACATAAGATATCATGGAAAGGTAGGGAGACGATGCCAAATGACTAAGTAACTAAACTGGCTTGTTGTCAGGTAACATATTTCATTCACCTGAGTTCTGGATATGCCGCTATAAGCTTTCATCAAAATTGGCTGGATAATTTAGTAGTTGTCAGGTCACAAATGTGTCATCATTTTTGTCCATCTTTTTCTATATCCCATGGTGTTTTGCCATTTCAAAAGCATGGTTTTATCTGGGTCTGGATGTTGAATGGAGTTTACAAAAGTGAAACACGTTGATGGACTCCTGTTTAACAAATTTGGAGAAGAAAATATTgagaaatcaacaagaaaaaggtGTAACCTTTTCCTTTTAACAAGCCATAATGTTAGCACTAGGCTGTAAAAATTCTTTATGCTGTTTAAGAGTTTCTTGTTTATGTGAAACAAGCATTTTCTTCTGCAGTTAGCTAAAATTAACTAAATTGCTAAGCCCTCAGTTTAAAcattttgttttggatttgcaGTATTGGGAATATTGGTTCTGTCTGGCCTTGTGCTTTTACCAGTGCTGCTACCAGTTACGGCAACAGATCATAGCTTGCACTTAATTGTTAATGAAACCAGCCAAGGGGCCTTTAATGATCTTGACAAGCTGTCCATGGGCCACATTGGAGTAAGTGGGAGTAAATTTATGTGTAGTTTCTCTTGGGGAGATAACAATAATTAGATTCTAATGATGGTTTTTCCTGTCCTTGCTTATGAAGGGATAAATGAATGTGATATTTGGTTTTTCAGCTTTTGATGTGTTTTTTGTCCTACTTTTCATTGGTTCAGGCAAACAGTCCTCGATTGTGGGCATTTGTGATAGCTATATATTTGGTTTCTATTGTTGCATATTGCCTCTTATGGAAAGCATACAATCATGTTTCTGATTTACGAGCAGCAGCTCTGGAGTCTCCCGAGGTGAAAGCTGAGCAATTTGCTATTGTGGTAAGAGACATACCTCCACCTCCTGATGGACAAACCAGGAAAGAACAGGTTGACTCATACTTTAAAGCAATCTACCCAGAGACTTTTTATCGATCCATGGTGGTCACAAATAACAAGAAGGTGAATTGTGTTAttggttttttctgttttgatgGTTATTTGGGTAATTTCTATTAGTTTTTAATCCCTTTGGCTATTTAACTGAAAGATTTTAGCGAACAGGGGTCAAACAGAATAGAAACAAGCAAAAAATTACAAATGGCAGTAGATATAGGCTGCTATAGTTTTATTATCCAAAATACTAGTGATTATTTACCTGATAATTACTGTGTTATGGCTTCTGACTCTACACTGGTTTGAGTTTCCTTTTATCTCATGATCTTGACTTCTTCAGGTTAACAAAATTTATGAAGAGCTGGAAGGTTACAAAAAGAAGCTTGCTCGTGCAGAGGCCATATTTGCAGAGTCAAAGAAGAATGGAAATCCTGAAGGGACAAGACCAACGAATAGAATTGGCTTTCTTGGTCTAATTGGTAAAAAAGTAGACTCAATAGAATATTACAATGAGAAGATCAATGAATTAATTCCAAAATTAGAAGCTGAACAAAAGGTCACTCTCAGAGAGAAACAGCAACCTTCAGCTCTGGTTTTCTTCACCAGCAGGGTAACCGCAGCTTCTGCATCACAGAGTCTACATGCTCAAATGGTGGATACATGGACAGTCTTGGATGCTCCTGAACCACGCCAGCTAATATGGACTAATCTGCCTAAGAAGTACTATGAGAGAGAAATCCGTCAGTATTTTGTGTACATTATTGTGTTCTTGACCATATTCTTTTATATGATTCCTATTGGGTTTGTTTCCGCATTTACAACTCTGGAAAATTTGGAGAAACTTCTCCCATTTACAAAACCAATTGTGAAGCAGAAGGTGGTTAGTACGGTGTTAGAGGCCTACTTGCCTCAGCTTGCACTCATCATATTCCTGGCTTTGCTACCaaagtttcttttgtttctatcCAAGACGGAGGGCATCCCTTCAGAAAGCCATGTTACAAGAGCTGCATCCGGGAAGTACTTTTACTTTACAGTGCTCAACGTGTTTATTGGTGTTACAGTGGGTTCTTCCCTTTTTGGTACGTTTAAGCAGATTGAGAAGGATCCAAATAGTATTGTTCCTCTGTTAGCAACTAGCCTTCCAAAGAGTGCAACTTTCTTCTTGACTTTTGTGGCATTGAAGTAAGAGCAGcttcctttttcctttgcttATTGGGCAGCGTTGTCTTCTTTCTTACATGAAtcttgttttctctttttcttttttctttttttagcgTGCACCTGTAGTTTGAGAGTTAGTTATCACTAATGGTCTCAGTGTTGGGCACTATTTTTGCTCCCCTATTCCTACATGCCTCCAGTAACTCTTCGTTTTGGACATATATCATTTTTGTTTTCTGCATGTTGGGCTTGCATGAAATTATCTATTGTTTGGAATGTTTTGAACATTCGTAAATTTGTGTCTTACTATGGATCATTATCCTATGCAGACCTAGTCGACTGAGTGCATCCTCCCTTAACTTTGGGTGGGCATGAATTTGTTGCTGCGTGTTATCTGGCCAAACCAATATTTGTTCTCAGGGCAATACATTTGGAATGACCCGTTCTTATGGACCCAAATTTTACTAGATAGTTTTATTATTGCTTATTGGTGTTCCAGTTCTATGACCTTGTCTGTGTTCTCCTCTTTTATCCTGGCCCGTGAGTACTTTTAATTTTAACCTGTAAGGATGCAATAGATGAACAAGTTCTGCATTTACATGGATAATCCTGTTGATGTGTTTACTTGTGGATAAACAATTTTTCCTTTCCTGTCCGAGAAGTTTATGTTTAACTGATTTCAAACAATCATGTTGCTCTCAGGTTCTTTGTTGGTTATGGGCTTGAGCTTTCCCAGATAGTTCCATTGATAATATTCCATCTGAAGAAAAAGTACTTGTGTAAGACTGAAGCTGAAGTTAAAGAAGCTTGGGCTCCTGGAGATCTTGGATACGCTACTCGATTTCCTAGTGACATGCTGATTGTTACTCTTGTGTTTTGCTATTCTGTCATAGCTCCTATAATCATTCCATTTGGAGTCGTGTACTTTGGTTTGGGATGGCTCCTTCTACGGAATCAGGTAATTGTTACTTCTAACTGTGAGCTCTCATTTTTAAAAGGTTTTCTGAACTGAACTGTGTCTGAAAGTGACTTTACTTCCAAATGTTTTTTGCTAGGCAAATGGATAGTTTTTATCCTTTATTATACCATATGAATTGAGATCGGTTGTTTCATGGAAAATCATTTAAGCTTATTATTTCATACATTAATCTTGATTAGTGTCTGAATTAAGATAATGATGGTTTGTCAACTTGCAATTTAATTGTATTTGTGGGAGATTAGCTGAAGTTTTTATATAGTTGAGACTTAAAATGTTTTCATTCAGTAATTAATCTAAGGAATGCATGCATATATTGGACTTGACCATTTTCACAGGTAAGTTTAAACTTATTCTTGCCAAATTTCTTTGACATAGGTTCTTAAAGTATATGTTCCATCATTTGAGAGCTATGGGAGGATGTGGCCTCACATATTCATACGTATCATGGGTGCCTTGGTTTTGTATCAAGTTACAATGTTCGGCTTCCTTGGAGTCAAGAAGTTCCCCTATACTGTGCTGCTCATTCCTCTTCCAATAATATCAATCATTTTTTGCGTCGTTTGTGACAAAAAGTTCTATAGATCCTTCCAGTCGACTGCCCTCGAGGTTGCTTGCAAAGAATTGAAGGAAGTTCCTAACATGGAATCTGTCTTCAGATCTTTCATTCCACCAAGTCTGAGTGCCGAGAAATCGGAAGACGATCAGTTTGAAGATGCATTATCTCAAGTTTCAAGAACAGGTTCCACTCTTTGATCCACAGTAGTCAATTCTCAGTGGATTGTGTAAATTGTGTGTCCAATACTCATCCACTTGTTTTATCATTTAGTGTAGAGAGCGTCTAGTGAATTTGCTGTGTGTATATTTTCTTGTTTAATGAACTGCTGATTAGAGTCCAGtggtttttcttgtttgttgcTTTATGAAAATCTTTACCACATGTTCTCAGTTCTCACACAAAGCTCCATGGATCTGGAAAAGTCAGTTTCCACGAACATTGAAACCAATACCTATTTCAGATGTTGTGTTGATTGAATTTTAAAGCTGCTGATTTCTGCATcacttattttaattttttaagtcAATTTATAGGGGTATAATGAGTCTATTCGATTGCAATATACTCTagtatttgaatttatttatttattttaacgaGTCTGAAATTGTGATCCCAAGTAATTGGACTCTAGTTTTAGTGATTTTCAGTTAAACTTTGTGGTCAATCatagttgtcactatttcaaaTCCACATCCGTTTATGATGTTGGCACTGAAAAAATGTCatgtaaaataagaaaaatgccATGCATAATCTTTTGTGGCATTGTTACAGGATTAGCACAAGAGAAAATCAAGGTGCCATGATAAAAGTTGATGACACCCAACGTTTTGTGCcacaattaaattttgaaaatttttttctaaaaaaagttgaaaatttttgtttccGTGGCCTTTATTATAATGTCATGAAAAAGGGGATCCGATCAATTACCCTCTTATCATCCAAAACTGAAGATTGACCAAACCCAACAATTGCTAATTGGGTATTAGTTGATCCAAACAAAAATAGATCAGAAAACCatcaaaattagaaacaaaacaaactaAAATAGATGGTCTTTTCGCCTGAATGTACTCAAATTACAAAGCACTAATGAGCCACACTCAAGATAAGAAGTAATCACTCTCTTCATCTTTACGTCACAGCTCCTCGAATCAGTGATTAAAATGAAGAAACGAGATAACATCCATATCAAATATGAACATCCAAAATCTCAAATCAATCAAATAATCAACTATTCCGACCATCTCATGGTTCGTAGGGGAATGGGTTTCTGTTACAGATTAaaagttatggtgtaatttttcATGTTACACACTCTAATGGATTGACACATGTACCTTTTAGAGtattataataatatttttaattaGATTTAATTCTGGGAAAGGACACGCATCTATGCAAAAAAGTGTATAATATGAGTGTTATACATTAGCGTGTAACAAACGACTCTTAACTTCTTATGTTACACACTCTAATAGATTGACATATGTACTTTTTAGACTATCATAATAATACCTTTAATTAGATTTAAATCTTAGAAAGGACACGTATCTATGCACGAGAGCGTGTAACATGAGTGTTACacattagtgtgtaacaaaagACCCCTAACCAATTTGTAATCCTTCCGATATATGTTGTTGCCAATCATCTtctacttttctttcttctgtgacaagaatttcaaaagaggATATTAAATAATATATGTAAAAAATCAGGAAGAAACcctaaagaaaaagagaggtgAAATCACCATTACGTAAAACTCACATGCAGAGAAGTAAATCCAGAATAAGTAACAAAAAAAGCTGCGGAAGCATGCAATTTACTCCAACTAGAACAAAGTAAGTTGTCCCCTAAGGTGATTGGTCTTGTCAAGTTTGCGACCATATATGTTGTATCCCATGGGAAATGATAATGGTACTCTcactatttattttatcatataatctaataaacataaaaatcatATGATGCTCTCGCATAGAGTGCgattaatatttttctttttcgatggtgtaacaaataaaagctctgGCATTTGACTACTCAAGCTTTAACAGATAAACCATCAGAGTGTATTGTCCCCTATTCAAAGCACTCAGATATAATATATGTTGCCAACCCTGGATTGaacaaaataatttattaagtttTAGCttgaggaaaataatttttggatAGTAGataatttggaataattttttttaaaaaaaataatattgtagcatattttttttgatgtgatgagataaaaaaaagtgattggaaaaagtgttgatgatgtaagcaaataaaacaaattttggcaaataattcactgtccaaataaacatgaaaaataaGGATCATATGACAAAGAAAACGTTTCTTAAGTGCCCAGATTTCTTGTCAGGTGCAGGGTTGATTGAGTTTGGACATGAGCTTGTCTTGCAAGATGCGGCTACGCCTAATCTTTCATATGGTGGAAAAAAGCTGCGCAATGATGGGAAATAGAATTTTAGCTCTCACCATTTTAATTCCTCGTCTTTGGAgtcttaatcaatttgatccctcaTGGTTAAATAAATCATGTTGCGCGCGTATACAATTTTTACCCATTTtactatatacatatattagGGTCAGACACGGTTTTCCATAACAGTTTTTTTTGTTACCCGTTTTGTTCATTCTGACACCATACCTATgccaaaagaaatttgaaaatcatggCAAACTGAGACTGCATTTTGCTCCACAATGCAACTAACACGAATAAAACCGCATTATAGTTGAAGGTATTGCTTGTTTGGACATTTTGTGTTAATTATCTCACAACTGCAGTGgagaattttgagaaaagaaaattatcaCTAAGAAAGAAACTTAAAAGAGAGACTAAAGGCAAAAGTAAAGGCGAAGAAATTTCGGTGTAATgaggaaaatattttttttctttactgaGTATAGAATAAGAGCAGTTTAtaatatacaaaaattttcttgaCTACACTTAGTAAGAAACTAAAGAACGCTGAAACAAAAACGACGAAGTCTAGAGCTACATACATACAAATCTAAGAAACGTGCATTAAACTGTTGAAATACCATTCTGGATTCAGTGGTTTGGGAATATTTTTGGACCAAACCTACTTTGTACCCTTAAACTTTATCATTTCTCAATTTGTATCTTAACCTTTCAATCGTAGACACTTTACACCCTAAACTCCTAATTTTGAACACTTTATGCTCTAAACACTCAACTTTGTCCCATTTAAATCCACACAATAATTATGTTCGCAAAATTAATGAGATAAAAGACGGTAAAATTAATGATATATACTATTTTGTTCTAATTGCGACCCCTTAACTCTTTTTTTAACCACTTGTAACATATTGTCATTGATTTATACGGCTTCAATCACTAATATTATTAGCAAAattagcaaaataaaaaaatggtgTAAATTAATGATAATGTATTGTTTTATTTTGCTACAATACCGTGGCACCTTTTAACCACTTTTGGCACGTTATCATTGATTTGTTGGGTCTTTCACGCCATTAATTTTGCTAATTCATTGATTAGATTTAAATTGAACAAACTTGAGAGTTTAGGGTGTAAAAtgttcaaaattgaaatttaggatACGAAATGAGAAAGTTATACAAGTTGAGGGATGTAAAGTGGGGTTAGTTCAATTTTGTCTAATCTTTCTAGTCATAATCACCTAAAGAAATGTCCTCAACTAAGGGTAAAGTCTCCTATCGGTACGGGTGTGCATCTTGACCCAGTGATTAGATACGAACCCTATTATAAGGATCACATCCGAGTCAAGAAGTTATAAGGATTACATTCAGACATCATTTTTTGCGATCCACAGATATCTGATCCAATCTGCATAgcacttttctatttttttttgaaatttttttgcaCATTAAATCTACTCATTTATAATGGTCTTATCTCTTATTTCTTATTGTTATGTCTATGCTTTCTTTCAAAATAGTTTTTTTATTGTATATGATGTTAAGTTTTAAACATATTGTCCTAATTACTTAtggataaaaaaaattgtagagGAAGTATTGAATCTTATAATGAAAGTTAGtacaatgaaagaaaagaattcgagtaaaagaaaagaataatgaAAGTTAGTAGAATATATCACTTATAATTTGGACTAAAAACATATATGTTAGTACAACATATCACTtatgtgatatttttgaaatccTAATacaattaaatttcattttatcttttgaaattaattttttaacaaaaaatttagGCCATGTTTCCAGACACcattttttaatatttgaacttctttttttcttttgctaagtaagttgtgaaatttttttttttttttaacaaatgcaTCCCAACTAATAtgctatttataaaactaaGCAAAAAGGTCCATTTAAATGACTTATGAATTGGATATAATGTGTTACGGTGAGACGTGGTTAGAGCTTTTGGATAAAAAAATTGTAATGTCCCATATTGATTGGGAAAGAGGGAAAGGAAATGTGTATAACGTCCAGCCTATCGAGTCActaataattttgaattaaccATTTTGAACCCGTGGTTTTAATTCAATTAGGTATTGGGCCAGTTGGCGGGTGTGGGGCATTACAAATGGTATCAAAGCAAATctcgcgtggtttctacgtgggGTGAgattggggccaagtggtgtagtTCCAACTATGCAAGGAAGATTAAGTGCTATGTTGGACTAAGTGTCACGTTCAACGGGGGTTATCTCTAGAACCTATGGGACTAAGTGCCACGTTAGATGAGAGTCACCTCTAGAGCCCGTACGAATCACCTCTAGAATCCGTGCATGACTATATGGATGGTTGAATTGTAATAGGTTTTCCGATGATGCAAAGTTCTAAAGGTGGAGAGAGTGTAATGTCCCACATCGactgaaaaagaggaaaaaggaaggTATATAAAG contains:
- the LOC113709603 gene encoding CSC1-like protein ERD4, encoding MEFRAFLTSLGTSFVIFVVLMFLFTWLSRKPANYVVYYPNRILKGLDPFEGSKRTRNPFTWIREALSSTEADVIRMSGVDSAVYFVFMSTVLGILVLSGLVLLPVLLPVTATDHSLHLIVNETSQGAFNDLDKLSMGHIGANSPRLWAFVIAIYLVSIVAYCLLWKAYNHVSDLRAAALESPEVKAEQFAIVVRDIPPPPDGQTRKEQVDSYFKAIYPETFYRSMVVTNNKKVNKIYEELEGYKKKLARAEAIFAESKKNGNPEGTRPTNRIGFLGLIGKKVDSIEYYNEKINELIPKLEAEQKVTLREKQQPSALVFFTSRVTAASASQSLHAQMVDTWTVLDAPEPRQLIWTNLPKKYYEREIRQYFVYIIVFLTIFFYMIPIGFVSAFTTLENLEKLLPFTKPIVKQKVVSTVLEAYLPQLALIIFLALLPKFLLFLSKTEGIPSESHVTRAASGKYFYFTVLNVFIGVTVGSSLFGTFKQIEKDPNSIVPLLATSLPKSATFFLTFVALKFFVGYGLELSQIVPLIIFHLKKKYLCKTEAEVKEAWAPGDLGYATRFPSDMLIVTLVFCYSVIAPIIIPFGVVYFGLGWLLLRNQVLKVYVPSFESYGRMWPHIFIRIMGALVLYQVTMFGFLGVKKFPYTVLLIPLPIISIIFCVVCDKKFYRSFQSTALEVACKELKEVPNMESVFRSFIPPSLSAEKSEDDQFEDALSQVSRTGSTL